Part of the bacterium genome, GCCTCGCGCTCGCGCGGATCCAGGGCAGTCAGCCGCAGCACCGCCAGCGGCTGCCCGCGCCTCACGGGGTCGCCCGCGCGCAGCGTCACGCGCTCGAGGTGCCCCGCGGTCGGCGCGGCCACGGTGTAACGGTCGCGCGCCCGCGTCCGGCCCTCCTCCTCGATGCCCGCCGCCAGCGGCCCCACCGAGACGGGGGCCGTTTCGACGGCGGCGGGGCGCGGCAGGAAGGCGTAGACGGAGGCGCCCACGAGCGCGACGACGCACGCGCCGAGGAGCAGCCGCCGGCCGGTCGTCTTCATCGCGCGCTCCTTTCTCACTCCCGCGTCTTCAACACCGCCACCAGGTCGAGCTTCCTGA contains:
- a CDS encoding biotin/lipoyl-binding protein, which produces MKTTGRRLLLGACVVALVGASVYAFLPRPAAVETAPVSVGPLAAGIEEEGRTRARDRYTVAAPTAGHLERVTLRAGDPVRRGQPLAVLRLTALDPREREA